The Aedes aegypti strain LVP_AGWG chromosome 3, AaegL5.0 Primary Assembly, whole genome shotgun sequence genome contains a region encoding:
- the LOC5564770 gene encoding protein SMG9 isoform X2, which yields MDSRKNKRSSNSKQKNASKQDSKSITNKPLPDGAGSQPRILLKPKENAEVLRKPEPVITIATKAPPAKPDPSHHAAKDTAVLKQRPVAQEIPQSITIVNSMLKSVNLVNGNNALNAHAFDYLHESNSDFFVIGAIGMQGSGKSTVLNLLAADPTEEAIRQAAFHVGGGVFPITSLFGRSETVEFEDEIRMHITKDRIILLDSASVLSNRGNKDFVLSELDDIRRIMLLLSVCHVLLVLQEDYFNINFIRLLRCAEMMIQRDQKDTQHLNPRIIFVKNKCNRNNFTIQDKTFHEKIYKQILKDTKLKIYSNEDDKEKINAIYLPKLFYDNLLFTDDDSSFSCILKLRQHVFMTPTHDAVEGCESLTEKAWSQIVHHVLESHHNNYFLRKYENLKEKYNLHNHVNVVENAAKEKSYLNFIDT from the exons ATGGattccagaaaaaataaaaGATCATCGAACAGCAAG CAGAAAAATGCATCCAAACAAGACTCCAAAAGCATTACAAACAAACCACTTCCGGATGGAGCCGGATCTCAACCGAGAATACTGTTGAAACCTAAAGAGAACGCAGAGGTTCTAAGAAAGCCGGAACCCGTGATTACGATCGCTACCAAAGCTCCACCTGCTAAACCCGATCCATCACACCATGCGGCAAAGGACACAGCTGTCCTGAAACAGAGACCAGTTGCCCAGGAAATTCCCCAATCGATCACAATTGTGAACAGCATGCTCAAATCGGTGAATCTGGTCAATGGGAACAACGCTTTAAACGCCCATGCATTCGACTATCTTCACGAGAGCAATTCGGATTTCTTTGTTATTGGCGCCATTGGCATGCAGGGATCGGGAAAATCCACCGTGCTGAATCTGCTGGCCGCTGATCCCACGGAGGAAGCCATCCGGCAAGCTGCCTTCCACGTTGGCGGTGGCGTTTTTCCCATTACGAGCCTGTTTGGGCGTAGTGAAACGGTGGAATTTGAGGATG AAATTCGCATGCACATTACCAAGGATCGTATTATTTTACTAGATAGTGCCTCGGTGCTTTCCAATCGAGGAAACAAGGATTTTGTTCTAAGCGAGCTAGATGACATCCGGCGGATTATGCTACTGTTGAGTGTATGCCACGTTCTGCTGGTCTTGCAGGAAGATTACTTCAACATCAATTTCATAAG ATTACTGCGGTGCGCTGAGATGATGATTCAAAGGGATCAAAAAGACACGCAACATTTGAATCCACGGATTATTTTCGTAAAAAACAAGTGTAATCGAAATAATTTCACGATACAAGATAAAACATTCCACGAAAAGATCTACAAACAAATATTGAAGGAcacaaaacttaaaatttacTCAAACGAGGATGATAAGGAGAAAATAAATGCAATATATTTACCGAAGCTGTTTTATG ATAATCTCTTGTTCACCGATGATGATAGTAGTTTTTCGTGTATTCTCAAGTTGCGACAGCATGTATTTATGACTCCCACGCATGATGCGGTGGAAGGGTGCGAAAGTCTTACGGAAAAAGCGTGGTCCCAGATCGTTCATCACGTTTTGGAAAGCCATCACAATAACTACTTTTTGCGAAAGTATGAAAACCTCAAAGAGAAGTACAACTTGCACAATCACGTTAACGTGGTCGAAAATGCAGCAAAGGAGAAAAGCTATTTGAACTTTATAGACACTTAG
- the LOC5564770 gene encoding protein SMG9 isoform X1, which translates to MDSRKNKRSSNSKQKNASKQDSKSITNKPLPDGAGSQPRILLKPKENAEVLRKPEPVITIATKAPPAKPDPSHHAAKDTAVLKQRPVAQEIPQSITIVNSMLKSVNLVNGNNALNAHAFDYLHESNSDFFVIGAIGMQGSGKSTVLNLLAADPTEEAIRQAAFHVGGGVFPITSLFGRSETVEFEDAEIRMHITKDRIILLDSASVLSNRGNKDFVLSELDDIRRIMLLLSVCHVLLVLQEDYFNINFIRLLRCAEMMIQRDQKDTQHLNPRIIFVKNKCNRNNFTIQDKTFHEKIYKQILKDTKLKIYSNEDDKEKINAIYLPKLFYDNLLFTDDDSSFSCILKLRQHVFMTPTHDAVEGCESLTEKAWSQIVHHVLESHHNNYFLRKYENLKEKYNLHNHVNVVENAAKEKSYLNFIDT; encoded by the exons ATGGattccagaaaaaataaaaGATCATCGAACAGCAAG CAGAAAAATGCATCCAAACAAGACTCCAAAAGCATTACAAACAAACCACTTCCGGATGGAGCCGGATCTCAACCGAGAATACTGTTGAAACCTAAAGAGAACGCAGAGGTTCTAAGAAAGCCGGAACCCGTGATTACGATCGCTACCAAAGCTCCACCTGCTAAACCCGATCCATCACACCATGCGGCAAAGGACACAGCTGTCCTGAAACAGAGACCAGTTGCCCAGGAAATTCCCCAATCGATCACAATTGTGAACAGCATGCTCAAATCGGTGAATCTGGTCAATGGGAACAACGCTTTAAACGCCCATGCATTCGACTATCTTCACGAGAGCAATTCGGATTTCTTTGTTATTGGCGCCATTGGCATGCAGGGATCGGGAAAATCCACCGTGCTGAATCTGCTGGCCGCTGATCCCACGGAGGAAGCCATCCGGCAAGCTGCCTTCCACGTTGGCGGTGGCGTTTTTCCCATTACGAGCCTGTTTGGGCGTAGTGAAACGGTGGAATTTGAGGATG CAGAAATTCGCATGCACATTACCAAGGATCGTATTATTTTACTAGATAGTGCCTCGGTGCTTTCCAATCGAGGAAACAAGGATTTTGTTCTAAGCGAGCTAGATGACATCCGGCGGATTATGCTACTGTTGAGTGTATGCCACGTTCTGCTGGTCTTGCAGGAAGATTACTTCAACATCAATTTCATAAG ATTACTGCGGTGCGCTGAGATGATGATTCAAAGGGATCAAAAAGACACGCAACATTTGAATCCACGGATTATTTTCGTAAAAAACAAGTGTAATCGAAATAATTTCACGATACAAGATAAAACATTCCACGAAAAGATCTACAAACAAATATTGAAGGAcacaaaacttaaaatttacTCAAACGAGGATGATAAGGAGAAAATAAATGCAATATATTTACCGAAGCTGTTTTATG ATAATCTCTTGTTCACCGATGATGATAGTAGTTTTTCGTGTATTCTCAAGTTGCGACAGCATGTATTTATGACTCCCACGCATGATGCGGTGGAAGGGTGCGAAAGTCTTACGGAAAAAGCGTGGTCCCAGATCGTTCATCACGTTTTGGAAAGCCATCACAATAACTACTTTTTGCGAAAGTATGAAAACCTCAAAGAGAAGTACAACTTGCACAATCACGTTAACGTGGTCGAAAATGCAGCAAAGGAGAAAAGCTATTTGAACTTTATAGACACTTAG
- the LOC5564770 gene encoding protein SMG9 isoform X3, which translates to MDSRKNKRSSNSKKNASKQDSKSITNKPLPDGAGSQPRILLKPKENAEVLRKPEPVITIATKAPPAKPDPSHHAAKDTAVLKQRPVAQEIPQSITIVNSMLKSVNLVNGNNALNAHAFDYLHESNSDFFVIGAIGMQGSGKSTVLNLLAADPTEEAIRQAAFHVGGGVFPITSLFGRSETVEFEDAEIRMHITKDRIILLDSASVLSNRGNKDFVLSELDDIRRIMLLLSVCHVLLVLQEDYFNINFIRLLRCAEMMIQRDQKDTQHLNPRIIFVKNKCNRNNFTIQDKTFHEKIYKQILKDTKLKIYSNEDDKEKINAIYLPKLFYDNLLFTDDDSSFSCILKLRQHVFMTPTHDAVEGCESLTEKAWSQIVHHVLESHHNNYFLRKYENLKEKYNLHNHVNVVENAAKEKSYLNFIDT; encoded by the exons ATGGattccagaaaaaataaaaGATCATCGAACAGCAAG AAAAATGCATCCAAACAAGACTCCAAAAGCATTACAAACAAACCACTTCCGGATGGAGCCGGATCTCAACCGAGAATACTGTTGAAACCTAAAGAGAACGCAGAGGTTCTAAGAAAGCCGGAACCCGTGATTACGATCGCTACCAAAGCTCCACCTGCTAAACCCGATCCATCACACCATGCGGCAAAGGACACAGCTGTCCTGAAACAGAGACCAGTTGCCCAGGAAATTCCCCAATCGATCACAATTGTGAACAGCATGCTCAAATCGGTGAATCTGGTCAATGGGAACAACGCTTTAAACGCCCATGCATTCGACTATCTTCACGAGAGCAATTCGGATTTCTTTGTTATTGGCGCCATTGGCATGCAGGGATCGGGAAAATCCACCGTGCTGAATCTGCTGGCCGCTGATCCCACGGAGGAAGCCATCCGGCAAGCTGCCTTCCACGTTGGCGGTGGCGTTTTTCCCATTACGAGCCTGTTTGGGCGTAGTGAAACGGTGGAATTTGAGGATG CAGAAATTCGCATGCACATTACCAAGGATCGTATTATTTTACTAGATAGTGCCTCGGTGCTTTCCAATCGAGGAAACAAGGATTTTGTTCTAAGCGAGCTAGATGACATCCGGCGGATTATGCTACTGTTGAGTGTATGCCACGTTCTGCTGGTCTTGCAGGAAGATTACTTCAACATCAATTTCATAAG ATTACTGCGGTGCGCTGAGATGATGATTCAAAGGGATCAAAAAGACACGCAACATTTGAATCCACGGATTATTTTCGTAAAAAACAAGTGTAATCGAAATAATTTCACGATACAAGATAAAACATTCCACGAAAAGATCTACAAACAAATATTGAAGGAcacaaaacttaaaatttacTCAAACGAGGATGATAAGGAGAAAATAAATGCAATATATTTACCGAAGCTGTTTTATG ATAATCTCTTGTTCACCGATGATGATAGTAGTTTTTCGTGTATTCTCAAGTTGCGACAGCATGTATTTATGACTCCCACGCATGATGCGGTGGAAGGGTGCGAAAGTCTTACGGAAAAAGCGTGGTCCCAGATCGTTCATCACGTTTTGGAAAGCCATCACAATAACTACTTTTTGCGAAAGTATGAAAACCTCAAAGAGAAGTACAACTTGCACAATCACGTTAACGTGGTCGAAAATGCAGCAAAGGAGAAAAGCTATTTGAACTTTATAGACACTTAG
- the LOC5564770 gene encoding protein SMG9 isoform X4, which yields MDSRKNKRSSNSKKNASKQDSKSITNKPLPDGAGSQPRILLKPKENAEVLRKPEPVITIATKAPPAKPDPSHHAAKDTAVLKQRPVAQEIPQSITIVNSMLKSVNLVNGNNALNAHAFDYLHESNSDFFVIGAIGMQGSGKSTVLNLLAADPTEEAIRQAAFHVGGGVFPITSLFGRSETVEFEDEIRMHITKDRIILLDSASVLSNRGNKDFVLSELDDIRRIMLLLSVCHVLLVLQEDYFNINFIRLLRCAEMMIQRDQKDTQHLNPRIIFVKNKCNRNNFTIQDKTFHEKIYKQILKDTKLKIYSNEDDKEKINAIYLPKLFYDNLLFTDDDSSFSCILKLRQHVFMTPTHDAVEGCESLTEKAWSQIVHHVLESHHNNYFLRKYENLKEKYNLHNHVNVVENAAKEKSYLNFIDT from the exons ATGGattccagaaaaaataaaaGATCATCGAACAGCAAG AAAAATGCATCCAAACAAGACTCCAAAAGCATTACAAACAAACCACTTCCGGATGGAGCCGGATCTCAACCGAGAATACTGTTGAAACCTAAAGAGAACGCAGAGGTTCTAAGAAAGCCGGAACCCGTGATTACGATCGCTACCAAAGCTCCACCTGCTAAACCCGATCCATCACACCATGCGGCAAAGGACACAGCTGTCCTGAAACAGAGACCAGTTGCCCAGGAAATTCCCCAATCGATCACAATTGTGAACAGCATGCTCAAATCGGTGAATCTGGTCAATGGGAACAACGCTTTAAACGCCCATGCATTCGACTATCTTCACGAGAGCAATTCGGATTTCTTTGTTATTGGCGCCATTGGCATGCAGGGATCGGGAAAATCCACCGTGCTGAATCTGCTGGCCGCTGATCCCACGGAGGAAGCCATCCGGCAAGCTGCCTTCCACGTTGGCGGTGGCGTTTTTCCCATTACGAGCCTGTTTGGGCGTAGTGAAACGGTGGAATTTGAGGATG AAATTCGCATGCACATTACCAAGGATCGTATTATTTTACTAGATAGTGCCTCGGTGCTTTCCAATCGAGGAAACAAGGATTTTGTTCTAAGCGAGCTAGATGACATCCGGCGGATTATGCTACTGTTGAGTGTATGCCACGTTCTGCTGGTCTTGCAGGAAGATTACTTCAACATCAATTTCATAAG ATTACTGCGGTGCGCTGAGATGATGATTCAAAGGGATCAAAAAGACACGCAACATTTGAATCCACGGATTATTTTCGTAAAAAACAAGTGTAATCGAAATAATTTCACGATACAAGATAAAACATTCCACGAAAAGATCTACAAACAAATATTGAAGGAcacaaaacttaaaatttacTCAAACGAGGATGATAAGGAGAAAATAAATGCAATATATTTACCGAAGCTGTTTTATG ATAATCTCTTGTTCACCGATGATGATAGTAGTTTTTCGTGTATTCTCAAGTTGCGACAGCATGTATTTATGACTCCCACGCATGATGCGGTGGAAGGGTGCGAAAGTCTTACGGAAAAAGCGTGGTCCCAGATCGTTCATCACGTTTTGGAAAGCCATCACAATAACTACTTTTTGCGAAAGTATGAAAACCTCAAAGAGAAGTACAACTTGCACAATCACGTTAACGTGGTCGAAAATGCAGCAAAGGAGAAAAGCTATTTGAACTTTATAGACACTTAG